The following are encoded in a window of Phaseolus vulgaris cultivar G19833 chromosome 3, P. vulgaris v2.0, whole genome shotgun sequence genomic DNA:
- the LOC137807548 gene encoding uncharacterized protein — MPRPGPRPYECVRRAWHSERHQPVRGSIIQQIFRVVVDAHSPATMKNKECQEKLPVVVLRAEEIMYSKANSEAEYLNPDTLWDRLNDAINTIIRRDETSETGDLLPPCVEAALNLGCKPVRTSRSDRHNNPRTYLSPKYQPPPSVPLKPVVGNPLNYGKVPASAVSPIPVPDSTHRSSKLMGSPSYHFSEGLPSAHHQPLTMEARPSLNMGSVYPLYYGYDAREPQPRTTPRDTTCSDTIFVGRPIVQVPEPSGIGIWQSYSDGKFRHSASRVAEENALVIRGEAPGRECDLSLRLGQCLHPCSGSKSSSAYEIDDVGLGASPEGSKFSHLSLQRNKEFCFYPRETGYGTIESSSQCYVDSEDRSLEATLRKRKAPLGNNMEDGQFCRHLGVPSHRFTGRPGS; from the exons ATGCCACGCCCAGGGCCTAGGCCTTACGAGTGCGTGAGGAGGGCATGGCACAGCGAGCGCCACCAACCCGTTAGAGGTTCCATCATTCAGCAGATTTTCAG GGTCGTCGTTGACGCTCATAGCCCCGCGACCATGAAGAACAAGGAATGCCAGGAGAAGCTCCCCGTGGTTGTTCTCAGGGCCGAAGAAATCATGTACTCCAAAGCCAATTCCGAG GCAGAGTACTTGAATCCTGATACGCTCTGGGACCGCCTCAATGATGCCATTAACACAATCATACGGAGGGACGAGACATCCGAGACGGGAGACCTCTTGCCCCCATGCGTTGAAG CTGCACTTAACCTGGGTTGCAAGCCCGTGAGAACTTCCAGAAGTGATCGGCACAATAACCCCAGGACTTACCTCTCTCCTAAATATCAACCACCCCCTTCTGTGCCTCTCAAACCTGTTGTTGGAAATCCCTTAAACTACGGCAAGGTCCCAGCTTCTGCGGTGTCACCAATTCCTGTGCCAGATTCAACCCACCGAAGTAGCAAGCTGATGGGTTCCCCTAGCTACCACTTCTCGGAAGGTCTCCCTTCTGCTCATCATCAGCCATTGACAATGGAAGCTAGACCGTCATTGAACATGGGTTCAGTTTATCCCTTGTACTACGGTTATGATGCCAGAGAACCTCAGCCAAGGACCACCCCTCGAGATACAACGTGTTCCGACACAATCTTTGTTGGAAGACCAATCGTTCAAGTACCGGAGCCTTCTGGAATTGGTATATGGCAAAGCTATTCCGATGGTAAGTTCCGTCACTCTGCAAGCAGAGTGGCAGAAGAAAATGCTTTAGTCATTCGGGGGGAGGCACCAGGCAGGGAATGTGATTTATCGTTGAGATTGGGTCAATGCCTGCATCCATGTTCAGGCAGCAAGAGTAGTTCAGCATATGAAATAGATGATGTTGGTTTAGGAGCCTCACCCGAGGGCAGCAAGTTTAGCCATCTATCTTTGCAGAGAAATAAAGAATTCTGTTTTTATCCTAGAGAAACGGGTTATGGCACCATTGAATCTAGTTCTCAATGTTATGTAGACAGCGAAGATCGGAGCTTAGAGGCAACTCTTCGGAAGCGCAAAGCACCTTTAGGTAACAACATGGAGGATGGGCAATTTTGTCGGCATCTAGGGGTCCCATCCCATCGGTTTACTGGTAGGCCAGGTTCGTAG